Proteins encoded in a region of the Rothia mucilaginosa genome:
- the thrC gene encoding threonine synthase, whose product MAHVWQGVINEYRDRLPFADDVKAVTLGEGGTPLIHAPALSAETGNTVYLKFEGMNPTGSFKDRGMTSAMTAAKRDGAKAVVCASTGNTSASAAAYALQAGMRCAVLVPDGKISMGKLSQAIAHGADIIQIDGNFDNCLEIARKLSENYPVFLVNSVNPYRIEGQKTGSFEVVDTLGDAPDYHLLPVGNAGNITAYWKGYKEYSEPYTNRDGKVLEPVATKRPIMWGFQAAGAAPIVAGHPIEAPETIATAIRIGNPASWEKAEAARDESGGVIEAVTDEEILEAHRWLSAREGVFVEPASAAGVAGLLKKHRAGEAPEGKTIVITVTGHGLKDPQWALEAVNGVKVEPTKAPFDVVAVADILDLN is encoded by the coding sequence ATGGCACACGTGTGGCAGGGCGTTATCAATGAGTACCGTGACCGTCTGCCCTTCGCAGACGATGTGAAGGCAGTGACCCTGGGCGAGGGTGGTACCCCGCTGATTCACGCGCCGGCACTGTCTGCTGAGACCGGTAACACCGTTTACCTGAAGTTTGAGGGTATGAACCCGACTGGTTCGTTCAAGGACCGCGGTATGACCAGCGCGATGACCGCCGCTAAGCGTGACGGTGCGAAGGCTGTTGTGTGTGCTTCGACCGGTAACACGTCCGCTTCGGCTGCTGCGTACGCTCTGCAGGCTGGTATGCGCTGTGCAGTGCTGGTTCCGGACGGCAAGATTTCCATGGGTAAGCTGTCTCAGGCTATTGCTCACGGCGCTGACATCATTCAGATTGACGGCAACTTCGATAACTGCCTGGAGATTGCTCGCAAGCTCAGCGAGAACTACCCGGTGTTCCTGGTGAACTCGGTCAACCCTTACCGTATTGAGGGTCAGAAGACCGGTTCGTTTGAGGTTGTTGACACCTTGGGTGACGCTCCCGACTACCACCTGCTGCCGGTTGGCAACGCGGGTAACATTACCGCGTACTGGAAGGGCTACAAGGAGTACTCGGAGCCTTACACCAACCGTGACGGTAAGGTTCTGGAGCCGGTTGCGACCAAGCGTCCGATCATGTGGGGTTTCCAGGCTGCTGGTGCTGCACCGATCGTTGCTGGTCACCCGATTGAGGCTCCTGAGACCATTGCGACCGCGATCCGTATCGGTAACCCCGCGTCGTGGGAGAAGGCTGAAGCTGCTCGTGACGAGTCTGGCGGCGTGATTGAGGCTGTCACCGATGAGGAGATTCTGGAGGCGCACCGCTGGCTGTCTGCCCGCGAGGGTGTCTTCGTGGAGCCGGCTTCGGCTGCTGGCGTTGCGGGTCTGCTGAAGAAGCACCGCGCGGGTGAAGCTCCCGAGGGTAAGACCATCGTGATTACCGTGACCGGTCACGGTCTGAAGGATCCGCAGTGGGCTCTTGAGGCTGTTAACGGTGTGAAGGTTGAGCCGACCAAGGCTCCCTTTGACGTGGTTGCTGTGGCAGATATTCTTGATTTGAACTAG
- a CDS encoding homoserine dehydrogenase gives MAEKIKVALLGAGNVGSQAARILVEDNAVLEKRIGAPVELIGIAVRDTNASRHWNADPSLYTTDAESLIDAADVVIELTGGIEPARTRILRALKAGKSVVSGNKALLAKHGVELQAAADESGAQLSYEAAVAGAIPILRPLRDSLAGDRVTRVLGIMNGTTNYILDQMDTTGASFADALAEAQKLGYAEADPTADVEGHDAASKAAIVASLAFHSTFTIDDVHTEGITSITADDVAAADADGYVIKLLAICEREGENGANIRVNPTLIPRQHPLAGVHGAFNAVFVEAENAGELMFYGPGAGGAPTASAVLGDFVSLARRLVLGGPGVPETSHAQLHATSLDNVVSRYSVGVVAEDRLGVLANITRILTEHGISIDSLRQSAPKEGAAQIRMVTHSAKDSDLRRAIAVIDALDTVREVNSVIRVESEKH, from the coding sequence GTGGCTGAAAAGATCAAAGTAGCACTGCTTGGTGCCGGTAATGTCGGTTCCCAGGCTGCTCGCATCCTGGTCGAGGATAACGCCGTCCTTGAAAAGCGCATTGGCGCCCCCGTGGAGTTGATCGGTATTGCTGTGCGCGATACTAATGCATCCCGCCACTGGAATGCGGACCCCTCGCTGTACACCACCGACGCTGAATCCCTGATTGATGCGGCGGATGTGGTCATCGAGCTGACCGGCGGTATTGAGCCGGCTCGCACCCGCATTCTGCGTGCCCTGAAGGCGGGCAAGTCCGTGGTCTCCGGCAACAAGGCGCTGCTGGCTAAGCACGGTGTGGAGCTGCAGGCTGCCGCTGATGAGTCCGGTGCTCAGCTCTCTTACGAGGCTGCTGTTGCGGGTGCTATCCCGATTCTGCGCCCCCTGCGTGACTCCCTGGCTGGTGACCGTGTGACCCGCGTTCTGGGCATCATGAACGGCACCACCAACTACATTCTTGACCAGATGGACACCACCGGCGCATCCTTCGCGGACGCACTGGCTGAGGCTCAGAAGCTCGGCTACGCGGAGGCTGACCCGACCGCTGACGTTGAGGGCCACGATGCCGCGTCGAAGGCTGCGATTGTTGCTTCGCTGGCGTTCCACTCGACTTTCACTATTGATGATGTGCACACCGAGGGCATTACTTCCATCACCGCTGATGATGTTGCTGCCGCGGATGCTGATGGCTACGTCATCAAGCTGCTGGCTATTTGCGAGCGCGAGGGTGAGAACGGCGCGAACATTCGCGTGAACCCGACCCTGATTCCTCGTCAGCACCCGCTGGCGGGCGTGCACGGTGCATTCAACGCTGTGTTCGTTGAGGCGGAGAACGCTGGCGAGCTGATGTTCTACGGTCCCGGCGCGGGTGGCGCTCCGACTGCTTCGGCTGTTCTGGGTGACTTCGTGTCCCTGGCTCGTCGTCTGGTGCTGGGTGGTCCCGGTGTCCCGGAGACTTCTCACGCGCAGCTGCACGCAACCAGCCTGGATAACGTGGTGTCTCGCTACTCGGTGGGTGTTGTGGCGGAGGATCGCCTGGGCGTTCTGGCGAACATTACCCGCATCCTGACTGAGCACGGTATTTCTATTGATTCTCTGCGTCAGTCCGCCCCGAAGGAGGGTGCGGCTCAGATTCGTATGGTGACCCACTCTGCGAAGGATTCCGATTTGCGCCGTGCGATTGCTGTGATTGACGCTCTGGACACTGTGCGTGAGGTGAACTCGGTCATCCGCGTGGAGTCTGAGAAGCACTAA
- the thrB gene encoding homoserine kinase, whose amino-acid sequence MSSLHISDIPVGASVKVRVPATSANLGPGYDSMGLGLGFYDELVVERIESGLEFELSGEGSADVPRDESHLVLQAMKAGFAAAGLDELPPVKLIADNKIPHSRGMGSSASAIVAGVAAASGLLPEEHRLSREQMLQVASDMEGHPDNVAPAIYGNLSVSWGEMGNWKSLIIPVHPDVHPVVAVPNYEVSTKLARSLIPTQMPHVEAVANSARAALLVRTLSDAPEYLMDATVDYLHQGYRVTAMEPSAALVAYLRGQGFAAVISGAGPTVLTFAHGDEQVRQVQEAIAEFEATHPCSAIVDRRLNWRVLPLEIDTEGVIVTQ is encoded by the coding sequence ATGTCTTCCCTGCATATTTCTGATATTCCGGTGGGCGCGTCCGTTAAGGTTCGCGTTCCCGCTACGAGCGCTAACTTGGGCCCCGGCTATGACAGCATGGGTTTGGGTCTTGGCTTCTATGATGAGCTGGTTGTTGAGCGTATTGAGTCCGGCCTGGAGTTTGAGCTCAGCGGTGAGGGTAGCGCGGATGTTCCTCGCGATGAGAGCCACCTGGTTTTGCAGGCGATGAAGGCTGGTTTTGCGGCGGCTGGTTTGGATGAGCTGCCGCCGGTGAAGCTGATTGCTGATAATAAGATTCCGCATTCTCGAGGTATGGGTTCTTCGGCGTCGGCTATTGTGGCGGGTGTGGCTGCGGCGAGCGGTCTGCTACCGGAGGAGCACCGTCTGAGCCGTGAGCAGATGCTGCAGGTCGCCTCCGATATGGAGGGCCACCCGGATAACGTGGCGCCGGCGATTTACGGCAACCTGTCGGTGTCCTGGGGTGAGATGGGCAATTGGAAGTCCCTGATTATTCCGGTGCATCCTGATGTTCACCCCGTGGTGGCTGTGCCCAATTATGAGGTGTCGACGAAGCTTGCTCGTTCGCTGATTCCTACGCAGATGCCCCACGTTGAGGCGGTGGCGAACTCGGCTCGTGCGGCGCTGCTGGTGCGCACTCTCTCTGATGCTCCCGAGTACCTGATGGATGCGACCGTGGATTACCTGCATCAGGGTTACCGCGTGACCGCGATGGAGCCGTCGGCTGCGCTGGTGGCGTACCTGCGCGGTCAGGGTTTTGCGGCGGTGATTTCTGGTGCTGGCCCGACCGTTTTGACCTTTGCGCACGGCGATGAGCAGGTGCGACAGGTTCAGGAAGCTATTGCCGAGTTTGAGGCGACCCACCCGTGTAGCGCTATTGTGGATCGCCGCCTGAACTGGCGGGTTCTTCCCCTTGAAATTGATACTGAAGGTGTTATAGTTACTCAGTAG
- the lysA gene encoding diaminopimelate decarboxylase: MSEARALYAPEWLTYPEHPEALSRTIWADSFTRNEQGELCIDGVTVSDLVAEHETPQYVFSETTFRARSRAYRTAFEQAFAAHGAKVSVYYAGKSFLSTAVVRWVREEGLCLDTASGGELALALRGGMPGERIALHGNNKSEAEIARAIRSGLGRVVADSVDEIKLIERVYAELAAERVAEGEEPYPPVPVLIRITPGVHASTHESIATAHEDQKFGMSLQPGTAALAGLDEAEMEHWGVEATDSYAALAAVILNATDSLDFRGIHCHIGSQIFEAEGFEQAATTALEFMNRLNRDLGVTLPELDLGGGYGIAYTEADRPRSIAEVTESIAASVAATCERLGMAIPHMSFEPGRSISGPSGATLYTVGTIKNVSIEDENGEIRVRRYVSVDGGMSDNARPVLYESDYSVTLANRAPAGEQVLSRVVGKHCESGDVVVRYCYLPADLQAGDILAVPATGAYCYVLGSNYNFLTRPPVIATAQGQPSRVMIRRQREDDMLALDMGSEI; this comes from the coding sequence ATGAGCGAAGCCCGCGCCCTCTACGCCCCCGAATGGCTCACCTACCCCGAGCACCCCGAAGCCCTGTCCCGCACCATCTGGGCTGATTCCTTCACCCGCAATGAGCAGGGCGAGCTCTGCATTGACGGCGTGACCGTCAGCGACCTGGTTGCTGAGCACGAAACCCCGCAGTACGTCTTCTCCGAGACCACTTTCCGCGCCCGCTCCCGCGCCTACCGCACCGCTTTTGAGCAGGCTTTCGCCGCGCACGGTGCGAAGGTGAGCGTTTACTACGCCGGCAAGTCCTTCCTCTCCACCGCGGTTGTTCGCTGGGTTCGTGAGGAGGGCTTGTGCCTGGACACCGCCTCCGGTGGTGAGCTGGCGCTGGCTCTGCGCGGTGGCATGCCCGGTGAGCGCATCGCCCTGCACGGCAACAACAAATCTGAGGCCGAGATTGCCCGTGCGATTCGTAGCGGCCTGGGTCGCGTGGTGGCCGATTCGGTGGACGAAATCAAGCTGATTGAGCGGGTGTACGCCGAGCTGGCCGCCGAGCGCGTGGCTGAGGGTGAGGAGCCCTACCCGCCCGTTCCGGTGCTGATTCGCATCACCCCGGGCGTGCACGCCTCCACCCACGAGTCCATTGCGACCGCTCACGAGGACCAGAAGTTCGGCATGTCCCTGCAACCCGGTACCGCTGCGCTTGCCGGCCTGGACGAAGCAGAGATGGAACACTGGGGTGTTGAAGCGACCGATTCTTACGCGGCGCTGGCTGCTGTGATTCTGAATGCGACCGATTCCCTGGATTTCCGCGGTATTCACTGCCATATTGGTTCGCAGATTTTTGAGGCGGAAGGCTTCGAGCAGGCGGCAACTACCGCCCTGGAGTTCATGAACCGCCTCAACCGTGACCTGGGCGTGACCCTGCCGGAGCTGGACCTGGGCGGCGGCTACGGCATCGCCTACACCGAGGCGGATCGCCCCCGCTCCATCGCCGAGGTGACCGAATCCATCGCCGCTTCGGTTGCGGCGACCTGCGAGCGCCTGGGCATGGCGATTCCGCACATGTCCTTCGAGCCTGGTCGCTCGATTTCGGGCCCCTCGGGCGCGACCCTGTACACGGTGGGCACCATCAAGAACGTGAGCATTGAGGACGAAAACGGCGAGATTCGCGTGCGCCGCTACGTTTCTGTGGACGGCGGTATGAGCGATAACGCCCGCCCGGTGCTGTACGAATCGGATTATTCGGTGACCCTGGCCAATCGCGCCCCGGCGGGGGAGCAGGTGCTCTCTCGCGTGGTGGGTAAGCACTGCGAGTCTGGCGATGTGGTGGTTCGCTACTGCTACCTGCCTGCTGACCTGCAGGCTGGCGATATTCTGGCGGTTCCGGCAACCGGCGCGTACTGCTATGTGCTGGGTTCGAACTATAACTTCTTGACTCGTCCGCCGGTGATTGCGACCGCGCAGGGTCAGCCTTCGCGCGTGATGATTCGCCGTCAGCGTGAGGATGATATGTTGGCTCTGGATATGGGGTCGGAAATCTAA